The Callospermophilus lateralis isolate mCalLat2 chromosome 3, mCalLat2.hap1, whole genome shotgun sequence genome has a segment encoding these proteins:
- the Thbd gene encoding thrombomodulin — protein MLGVLLLSVLAPAGLGLPTPAEPLLSSSQCVEHDCFAIFPGPVTFFAANQACERLRGHLMTVRSSVAADVISLLLSDDESVGPRIWIGLVLHQGCVDPEQLGPLRGFQWVTGDNRTSYSRWARLDRVGAPLCGQLCVTVTAVAASAPGEPVWEEQQCNQEADGFLCEFPFAASCRPVAVDPSAAVAVHVPSTYSTPFGAHGRDFQALPVGTSAVVEKLGLELMCMVPPGALEARWGRGAPGAWDCNVENGGCEYACNRSAVTPSCLCPGDAVLQADERSCAAPTLQSCNHLCEHFCVNNSEVPGSYVCMCETGYQLAADQHRCEDVDDCMMVPNLCPQRCVNTKGGFECQCYPGYELVDGECVELLDPCFYANCEYQCQPVSQTEYRCICAEGFAPNPQDPHRCQMFCNETACPADCDPNTPDSCQCPEGYILDDGFMCTDIDECDNDYCPYECRNLPGSYECICGPNSDLAVSVGTDCDAARVPSIDDKEGGSGELPISPTPDSTSSSPTAGPVHSGVLIGISIASLSLVVALLALLCHLRKKQGAAPAELEYKCGSPAKEVVLQHVRTDRTLQKL, from the coding sequence ATGCTAGGGGTCTTGCTTCTGAGTGTGTTGGCCCCGGCCGGCCTGGGGCTTCCCACAccagcagagccgctgctcagcaGCAGTCAGTGCGTCGAGCACGATTGTTTCGCGATTTTCCCGGGCCCCGTGACCTTCTTCGCTGCCAACCAGGCCTGCGAGCGCCTGCGAGGACACCTGATGACCGTGCGCTCCTCGGTGGCTGCGGATGTCATCTCCCTGCTACTGAGTGACGATGAGAGCGTCGGCCCGCGTATTTGGATCGGTTTGGTGCTCCATCAGGGCTGCGTCGACCCGGAGCAACTCGGGCCCCTACGCGGCTTCCAGTGGGTTACAGGAGACAATCGCACCAGCTATAGCAGGTGGGCGCGGCTTGACCGTGTTGGGGCGCCCCTCTGCGGCCAGCTTTGCGTCACTGTCACGGCAGTGGCAGCCTCAGCGCCTGGAGAACCGGTCTGGGAGGAGCAACAGTGCAACCAGGAGGCCGACGGCTTCCTTTGTGAGTTCCCCTTTGCAGCGTCCTGCAGACCCGTGGCGGTGGACCCCAGCGCCGCTGTTGCTGTTCATGTCCCAAGCACCTACAGCACCCCGTTTGGGGCCCACGGCAGGGACTTTCAGGCACTGCCAGTGGGCACCTCCGCTGTGGTGGAGAAACTAGGCTTGGAGCTGATGTGCATGGTGCCTCCTGGAGCTCTAGAGGCGCGCTGGGGTCGGGGGGCGCCGGGTGCCTGGGACTGCAACGTGGAGAATGGAGGCTGTGAGTACGCGTGCAACCGGAGCGCTGTGACGCCCAGCTGCCTCTGCCCAGGTGACGCTGTTCTGCAGGCAGACGAGCGCTCCTGCGCAGCACCCACACTGCAGTCGTGCAACCATCTATGTGAGCACTTCTGCGTTAACAACTCCGAAGTGCCGGGCTCCTATGTGTGTATGTGCGAGACTGGCTACCAACTGGCCGCGGACCAGCACCGGTGCGAGGACGTGGACGATTGTATGATGGTCCCAAATCTGTGCCCGCAACGGTGTGTCAACACAAAGGGTGGCTTTGAGTGCCAATGCTATCCTGGGTATGAACTGGTAGACGGCGAATGCGTGGAGCTCCTGGACCCGTGTTTCTACGCTAACTGCGAGTACCAGTGTCAGCCGGTGAGTCAAACAGAGTACCGTTGCATTTGTGCTGAGGGCTTCGCACCCAACCCCCAAGACCCGCACAGGTGCCAGATGTTCTGCAATGAGACTGCATGCCCCGCAGACTGTGACCCCAACACCCCAGACAGTTGCCAGTGCCCAGAAGGCTACATCCTGGACGACGGTTTCATGTGCACTGACATAGATGAGTGCGACAATGATTATTGTCCTTATGAATGCCGCAACCTCCCGGGCAGCTATGAGTGCATCTGTGGGCCCAACTCCGATCTTGCCGTCTCGGTTGGCACAGACTGTGACGCTGCCAGGGTGCCCAGCATTGACGACAAGGAAGGTGGCTCTGGAGAGCTCCCAATCAGCCCGACGCCGGACTCCACCTCAAGTTCTCCAACCGCGGGGCCTGTGCATTCGGGCGTGCTGATTGGCATATCCATTGCAAGCCTGTCTCTGGTGGTGGCGCTTTTGGCACTCCTATGCCACCTGCGCAAAAAGCAGGGTGCTGCGCCAGCAGAACTGGAGTATAAGTGCGGCTCACCTGCCAAGGAGGTGGTGCTGCAGCACGTGAGAACTGATCGGACACTGCAGAAACTCTGA
- the Sstr4 gene encoding somatostatin receptor type 4: MSAPATLPPGGEEGLETTWPPAANASRVPAEEEEDTRSDGTGTAGMVTIQSIYALVCLVGLVGNALVIFVILRYAKMKTATNIYLLNLAIADELFMLSVPFVASSAALRHWPFGSVLCRAVLSVDGLNMFTSVFCLTVLSVDRYVAVVHPLRAATYRRPSVAKLINLGVWLASLLVTLPIAVFADTRPARGGQAVACNLHWPHPAWSAVFVVYTFLLGFLLPVLAIGLCYLLIVGKMRAVALRAGWQQRRRSEKKITRLVLMVVAVFVLCWMPFYVVQLLNLFVTSLDSTVNHVSLILSYANSCANPILYGFLSDNFRRSFQRVLCLRCCLLDAAGGAEEEPLDYYATALKSRGGAGCICPPLPCQQEPVQAEPSRKHGALTGTTTF, encoded by the coding sequence ATGAGCGCCCCCGCGACGCTGCCCCCCGGGGGCGAAGAAGGGCTCGAAACCACCTGGCCCCCGGCGGCTAACGCTAGTCGCGTCccggcagaggaggaggaggatacgCGGTCCGACGGCACCGGGACGGCTGGAATGGTCACCATCCAGAGCATCTACGCGCTAGTGTGCCTGGTGGGTCTGGTGGGCAACGCCTTGGTCATCTTCGTGATCCTTCGCTACGCCAAAATGAAGACGGCCACCAACATCTACCTGCTCAACCTTGCCATCGCCGATGAGCTCTTCATGCTGAGCGTGCCTTTTGTGGCCTCGTCAGCCGCCCTGCGCCACTGGCCCTTCGGGTCGGTGTTGTGCCGCGCGGTGCTCAGTGTGGACGGCCTCAACATGTTTACTAGTGTTTTCTGTCTGACCGTGCTCAGTGTGGACCGTTACGTCGCGGTGGTGCACCCTTTGCGAGCCGCCACCTATCGGCGTCCCAGCGTGGCCAAGCTGATTAACTTGGGCGTGTGGTTGGCGTCCTTGCTGGTCACCCTGCCCATCGCGGTCTTCGCAGACACCAGGCCGGCTCGGGGCGGCCAGGCAGTGGCTTGCAACCTGCACTGGCCTCACCCGGCCTGGTCGGCAGTCTTCGTGGTCTACACCTTTTTGCTGGGCTTCCTGCTACCGGTTCTGGCCATTGGCCTGTGCTATCTACTCATTGTGGGCAAAATGAGAGCTGTGGCCCTGAGGGCTGGCTGGCAGCAGCGGAGGCGCTCGGAAAAGAAGATCACTAGACTAGTGCTGATGGTAGTGGCTGTCTTTGTGCTCTGCTGGATGCCTTTCTATGTGGTACAGCTCCTGAACCTGTTTGTCACCAGCCTTGATTCCACTGTCAACCATGTGTCCCTCATCCTCAGCTATGCCAACAGCTGTGCCAACCCCATTCTCTATGGCTTCCTCTCTGACAACTTCCGTCGCTCCTTCCAGAGGGTTCTCTGCCTGCGCTGCTGCCTCCTGGATGCTGCTGGGGGCGCTGAGGAAGAGCCCCTGGACTACTATGCCACTGCTCTCAAGAGTAGAGGTGGGGCAGGATGCATATGCCCCCCACTCCCCTGCCAGCAGGAGCCTGTTCAAGCAGAACCCAGCCGCAAGCACGGTGCCCTCACGGGGACCACCACTTTCTGA